In the genome of Luteitalea pratensis, the window AGACCCGCCTGGACGTGCCGTTGATTGGGTTTGTCGGCGCGCCGTTCACGTTGGCCTCTTACTGCATCGAGGGCGGGCCCTCGAAGGACTTCGCGCGCACCAAGGCCATGATGTACGCCGAGCCCGAGGCGTGGCACACACTGTGTTCGCGCCTGGCCGAGATGGCCGGACGCTACCTGCGAGCCCAGATTGCCGCCGGCGTCGATGCCGTCCAGGTCTTCGACTCGTGGGTCGGCCAGCTCGGGCCGGCCGATTACCGCGAGTTCGCACTCCCCCACACCCGGCGGGTCTTCGAAGCCATTGCCGACCTGGACGCGCCGTCCATCCATTTCGGTGTCGGCACCGCAATGCTGCTCGAGGACATGGCCACGGCCGGCAGTTCGGTCGTCGGTGCGGACTGGCGCACGCCCCTCGACCGCGCCTGGCAACTCATCGGGCCCGACCGCGGGATTCAGGGCAACCTCGATCCCACCCTGCTCCTGGGTCCGTGGCATCGGGTCCGCGCGGCCGTCGAGGATGTCGTCGCCCGCGCTGCCGGGCGGCCGGGCCACATCTTCAATCTCGGCCACGGCGTGCTGCCGATGACGTCGCCGGAGGTGGTGCAGCGCGTCGCGCGGCTCGTGCACCAATTGACGGCCTGGCGCAGCCGATGAGCGAGGCACTCCCCCGCGTCCTGATCCTCGGCGGCGGCATCGCCGGGCTCGCCGCCGCGTGGGAATGCCATCGTCAGGACGTGCCCTGTCTGGTCCTCGAAGCCCAGCCGCACGCGGGCGGCGTCATCCGCACGGAAGTCGCCGGGCCGTTCGTCCTGGACACCGGCCCTGACGCGTTCCTGGTGACCAAGCCTGGCGCCGTCACGCTCTGCCGGGAACTGGGTATCGAGGCGGAGCTGATCGCCATGAAGCCGCCGCGAGGGGCGGCGATCCTCCGTAACGACAAATTGCACCCGCTGCCGGAAGGCGGCGCCTTCGGCATCGCGACGCGGCCGGGACCGTTCCTGCGTTCGACCATCCTGTCGCCGCTCGGGAAGCTGCGCGTCGCGCTCGAGCCGCTCGTACCGCGACGCCGGTCGCTCGCCGACGAAAGCGCTGGCGCCTTCTTCCGCCGCAGATTCGGCGCCGAGGCCGCCATGCGCATCGCGCAGCCCCTGCTGGGCGGCATCCATGCCGGGGACCTCGACCGACTATCTGCCGACGCCGTCCTGCCCCAGTTGAGTGCCGTAGAGCGACAGGGGCGCAGCGTACTGCTTGCGCTCCGTCGCCAGGCGCAACGGGCCACGGAGGGAGGAGCATTCCGGAGCTTCCCGCGCGGGATGGCCACGCTCGTCGAGGCCCTCACGGCGGCGCTGCCCGCTGGCACCGTCCGCCTGGGAACCGCGGCTGAACGGCTGCATCCGGAGGGGAGCGCCTGGCGCGTGCTGACCTCCCGGGGCGAGACCATGGAGGCCGACATCCTTCTTCTGGCGGTGCCCGCTCCCGTCGTGGGTGGTTGGCTTCGCGAACTGGCGCCCGAGGTCGCCGATCGGGCCGCCGCCATCCGGTACGTGTCCAGCGCCGGTGTCCTCGCCGTCTATGCCGACGCGCAGATTGCCCGGCCGATGCGCGGTAGTGGCTACGTGTCGACGCCGGAAGCCGGCCGCGATTCCCTGCTCGCGACCAGCTGGCTGAGCAGCAAGTGGGCGGGCCGTGCGCCCCCCGGCCACACGGTCCTGCGCGGATTCTTCGGCGGCGCGCTCGATGAGGCGGCCCTCATGCGGAGCGACAATGAACTGGTCGACCTGGCCCACGCGACATGGGTTCGTCGCTTCGGCGTCGGGCGCTCACCTGGCCTGACGCGCGTGGTGCGCTGGATCCGAGCCAGCCCGCAGCACGAAGTCGGGCACGCGGCACGCGTGCGCACGATCGACGAGGCCCTGGCCGCACTGCCGCCAGTCGCGGTCTGCGGCAGCGGATTCCGGGCCATCGGCATTCCGGACGTCGTCAGCGACGCCCGCGCCACCATCGGCCGCCTGCTGGAGCGCTGGCGCGCAGGCTAGAATTCACGTCGCATGATCGTCTTGCGACTCCGCCACATTTCTGCTGCCCTTGCCTGCAGCGCGTTCGTCTCCCTCGGCTGCGGCTCACCCGCGTCGGACACTTCCAGTCCCCAGGCGTCCGGCGCCGAGGCCACGACGGCGCTACGGACCGCCGACGAAGTCGCGCGCCTGCCGGCGCTCACGCCCGAACTGCAGCGGTTGCTCACGACGATCCGCGCCGCCGACAAGGGGCAGCTGGCGATTTCGGAAGAGGACGGGCGTTTCCTGCGCCTCATGGTGGTGCTGAACCACACGAAGAAGGCCATCGAGATTGGCGGCGCGAGCGGGTACAGCGCGATCTGGCTCGGACTCGGTCTGCGCGAGACCGGCGGACGACTCACGACCATCGAGTACGACCCGGTGCGAGCCCAGGAGCTGAAGGCAAACATCGCCGCGGCTCGGCTCGGCGACGTGGTCACGGTCGTCGCCGGCGATGCCTTCAAGGCCGTGCCGGCCGAGCCCGGCACCTTCGACTTCGTCTTCATCGATGCATGGAAACCGGACTACCAGAAGTACTTCGACATGACCTTCCCGCGAGTGAGGCGTGGCGGGCTGATCCTCGCGCACAACGTCATCAACAAGGGTGCGGACATGCAGGACTTCCTCAAGACGGTCACCACCCGCGCCGACCTCCTGACCGCCATCGTCGCCCCCGGCAGCGAGGGCGTGTCGATCAGCGTCAAGCGCTGACAGCCGCGGCATGGCCCACATCCATCTGATCGGCGTCCCGCTCGACCTCGGCGGCGGACGACGCGGCGTGGACATGGGGCCGTCGGCCGTACGCATCGCGGGAATCGGAACTCGCCTCACCGCGCTCGGCCATCACGTGCAGGACCGCGGCGACATCCTCACGCCGACGCCAGAAACACGCGAGGCCGGGGATCCGAAGAAGCGGTACGTCCGCGAGATCCACGACGTCTGCGAAGCCCTGTACGCGCAGGCGCTCGACAGCCATGCGGCCGGCGCCTTCCCGATCGTCATCGGCGGCGATCACAGCCTGGCGGCCGGATCGGTGGCGGCGTCAGCGACGCACGCGAAGCGGCAGGGACGGCCGCTCGGCCTGATCTGGGTGGACGCGCACGCCGACATGAACACGCCCGCGACGACGGGGTCGGGCAACGTGCACGGTATGCCGCTGGCGGCGCTGCTCGGCGAAGATCCGCGCGAGTTGGCGCTCGTCGGCGGCTACCAACCCAAGGTGGCGCCCGGTCATACGGTGCTCGTCGGCATCCGCAACCTCGATGAGCGCGAGAAGGAGGAAGTGCGCGCCTCGGGCGTGCACGTCTTCACGATGAAGGATATCGATCGACAGGGCGCGGCCTCCGTGATCGAGCAGGCCATCGAGATCGCCGGCCGTGACACGGCGGGCATCCACGTGTCGTTCGACCTGGATGTGTGCGATCCGGCGATTGCTCCCGGCGTGGGCACGCCGGTGCGGGGCGGCCTCAACTACCGCGAGGCGCACATGGCCATGGAGATCCTCTCCGACGCCAGGCGGATCATCGCGCTCGACCTGGTGGAGGTCAACCCTGTTCTGGACCACCAGAACATGACCGCGGTGCTGGCCGCCGAACTGGCTGCGAGCGCGCTCGGCCAAAAGATTCTCTAACGTGGGCCTTTGCGCCAGCGGTCCTGGTCGGTTGCCCAAGCCTCAAGCCTCAAGCCTCAAGCATCAGGCATTAGGCGTTATAGTCCCCCAGGCCTGCCCTGCGGCAGGCGCGTTCCCTGGAGGAACATCCATGCGTCGTGCGCTCCTGAACCTGACCGCCATGGTGGTGGTCGTCACCGCCACACTCGCCCTACCAGCCAACGCACGTGCGCAGAAAGTCGTGGCGACGACGCCAGGCCAGGCCGGCAGCCCTCACGAAACCGTCGAGTACAAGGTCGGTGACGCCACGGTCACCTTCGTCTACGGTCGTCCGTACCTCAAGGGACGCAGCCTCGAGACACTCGCGCCGACCGGCAAGGTCTACCGCACCGGCGCCGACGAGGCCACCACGCTCAAGACCGACAAGCCGCTGCAGATCGGCACGCTCGCAGTTCCGGCTGGCACCTATACGATCTATACCCTGCCCGGCTCGCCCTGGCAGCTGATCGTGAACAAGCAGACCGGCCAGTGGGGCACCGAGTACCGCGAGGGGCAGGATCTTGGTCGCACACCGATGACCGCGGGTACGCTTGCCTCGCCGTCCGAGCAACTCACCGTGGCGGTCGCAGGCTCCAACCTCGAGATCCACTGGGGCACGATGAAGCAGTCGGTGGCCATCAGCGCCAAGAAGTAAGAGACGGGTACCGGGTACCGGGTACCGGGTACCGGGTACCGCATACGTAGCCGTCGACCTTCAGGTCGACGGTCGCAGCTCCGGTGGACAAGTCAGGTCGACGGTCGCTCCACGTGTCGCCGCCGGGGACGCAAACGGCCGGACAAAATCCAGCCGCTACGCTCGCGCCGCGTTCGCGGTCCGCAACAGGAAGGCAATCACTTCCGCGACAGCCAGGTAGAGCGCCGGTGGGATCGCCGTGTCTGGCGGCAGTTGCGTCAGCAGGTTCACCAGGTCGGGGTTCTCGTGAACCGGGATGCCATGCTCGCGAGCCAGCGCGATGATGCGATCGGCAAGCATCCCGTCGCCGGTGGCCACGATCTGCGGCGCCGACGTCTCACCCGGCACGTAGCGGAGCGCCGCGGCACGACGCCGATCGGGAGGGGGCGCGCCGGTCATGCCCGGGTGTCCACGATGCTCCGCGGCGACGGTAGTTCTGGCAGTTCGTCTGGCGCGCACACGCACACGGGATCGACGACGACGCGTGACAGCACCTCTGCGAAGCCGGCGCGCTCCAGAGCGACGTCGAGGTCCACCAGACCCGCCTCGATGCGATCGGCCGCGTCCGGATACTCGACGAGGAACTCGGTGCGTACCTGCCCATCCACGAGCCCGATCCGGACCTGCACACGGCCCAGTCCCTCGAGATCGAGATCCAGCCGCACCTGGCGCCACGGGGACGGGTCGTCTTCGTCGCTGCGCCCGGCCGCGTCCCGCTGGATACGCATCCGCAACCGCATCTCGGCCT includes:
- the hemE gene encoding uroporphyrinogen decarboxylase — its product is MNDRFLRACRRQPVDATPVWFMRQAGRYMPEYRALRQQYGMLELCQTPELAVQVTLQPVESIDVDAAILFSDLLLPLEPMGLTFDFVKGEGPQFDDPIRSAADVARLHPIDPEDALAYVLDTIRQLKTRLDVPLIGFVGAPFTLASYCIEGGPSKDFARTKAMMYAEPEAWHTLCSRLAEMAGRYLRAQIAAGVDAVQVFDSWVGQLGPADYREFALPHTRRVFEAIADLDAPSIHFGVGTAMLLEDMATAGSSVVGADWRTPLDRAWQLIGPDRGIQGNLDPTLLLGPWHRVRAAVEDVVARAAGRPGHIFNLGHGVLPMTSPEVVQRVARLVHQLTAWRSR
- the hemG gene encoding protoporphyrinogen oxidase, coding for MSEALPRVLILGGGIAGLAAAWECHRQDVPCLVLEAQPHAGGVIRTEVAGPFVLDTGPDAFLVTKPGAVTLCRELGIEAELIAMKPPRGAAILRNDKLHPLPEGGAFGIATRPGPFLRSTILSPLGKLRVALEPLVPRRRSLADESAGAFFRRRFGAEAAMRIAQPLLGGIHAGDLDRLSADAVLPQLSAVERQGRSVLLALRRQAQRATEGGAFRSFPRGMATLVEALTAALPAGTVRLGTAAERLHPEGSAWRVLTSRGETMEADILLLAVPAPVVGGWLRELAPEVADRAAAIRYVSSAGVLAVYADAQIARPMRGSGYVSTPEAGRDSLLATSWLSSKWAGRAPPGHTVLRGFFGGALDEAALMRSDNELVDLAHATWVRRFGVGRSPGLTRVVRWIRASPQHEVGHAARVRTIDEALAALPPVAVCGSGFRAIGIPDVVSDARATIGRLLERWRAG
- a CDS encoding O-methyltransferase encodes the protein MIVLRLRHISAALACSAFVSLGCGSPASDTSSPQASGAEATTALRTADEVARLPALTPELQRLLTTIRAADKGQLAISEEDGRFLRLMVVLNHTKKAIEIGGASGYSAIWLGLGLRETGGRLTTIEYDPVRAQELKANIAAARLGDVVTVVAGDAFKAVPAEPGTFDFVFIDAWKPDYQKYFDMTFPRVRRGGLILAHNVINKGADMQDFLKTVTTRADLLTAIVAPGSEGVSISVKR
- the rocF gene encoding arginase, whose protein sequence is MAHIHLIGVPLDLGGGRRGVDMGPSAVRIAGIGTRLTALGHHVQDRGDILTPTPETREAGDPKKRYVREIHDVCEALYAQALDSHAAGAFPIVIGGDHSLAAGSVAASATHAKRQGRPLGLIWVDAHADMNTPATTGSGNVHGMPLAALLGEDPRELALVGGYQPKVAPGHTVLVGIRNLDEREKEEVRASGVHVFTMKDIDRQGAASVIEQAIEIAGRDTAGIHVSFDLDVCDPAIAPGVGTPVRGGLNYREAHMAMEILSDARRIIALDLVEVNPVLDHQNMTAVLAAELAASALGQKIL
- a CDS encoding DUF2911 domain-containing protein — its product is MRRALLNLTAMVVVVTATLALPANARAQKVVATTPGQAGSPHETVEYKVGDATVTFVYGRPYLKGRSLETLAPTGKVYRTGADEATTLKTDKPLQIGTLAVPAGTYTIYTLPGSPWQLIVNKQTGQWGTEYREGQDLGRTPMTAGTLASPSEQLTVAVAGSNLEIHWGTMKQSVAISAKK
- a CDS encoding EscU/YscU/HrcU family type III secretion system export apparatus switch protein, yielding MTGAPPPDRRRAAALRYVPGETSAPQIVATGDGMLADRIIALAREHGIPVHENPDLVNLLTQLPPDTAIPPALYLAVAEVIAFLLRTANAARA